Genomic segment of Candidatus Chlorohelix allophototropha:
ACACCTTTGGTATAAAAGCTACTCCGGTGCGTGCGGCAATCCACGAAACAGTGGAATGGTACAAGAGCAATCCCCAGAAGAAGCATTAAAGATATTTGCTACAGGCAAGGGGTTAAAACCTCTTGTCTTTATTTCCTCAATTACCACTCTACACAGCCCTAGTTTCCAGAAAGATAGCAGACAACTCCCGAAAACGACAATGCGCGGCAGAAAAAAGCTCAGAAACCACGCCCAATTGATAAAACTTCTCCTCTAGCATGCTTATCTTGATATAATTCTGAACGGCAAAAACCCAATTTGGTGGGAAGTCTTGACAAAATGAAAATAGGTAATATACTACCTATATAAGAAAGGTAATATATTACCTATATAACAAGAGGCGGTATATTGTAAATATGACAAAGGCACATGAATTCAAACCGGAGATGGCACAATTATTTTTTGATTTTTTTGTTATCGAAAAAGCTTTGGCTAATGTTTTTGATAGCGTTTACGCTGAACAGCAGGTGACGACGAAACAATGGCTAGTTCTTGCGATAGCGTCCAATATAGAAGACCCTTCTATTTCAACTATAGCCAAAATTCTCAGCACTTCACATCAAAATGTGAAAGTAATTGCCCAAAATCTTGAAAAAAATGGCTTCGTGGAACTTGTACCTTCCAAGTCAGACAAACGCACTACGGTAGTACGAACTACCGAAAAACTTGATAGGCTCAATGAAGCTAGGGGCAATAGGGATAATGATAATTTGGTTCTGCTTTTTGACGAGTTTGATCAAACTGAACTGAACAACCTTTTGGGTTATTTGGAGAGATTTAAATTACATTTAGAAAAAGTCAAGGGAGAATTAACTTAAAATTGGAGGTTTTATGCTTAAAATATTTTTCGCTTTCATCGTTATAGTACATGGTCTGATACACTTGATGGGCTTTGTGAAGGCTTTTAATTTTGCGGAAATGAGCCAACTGACA
This window contains:
- a CDS encoding MarR family winged helix-turn-helix transcriptional regulator, which translates into the protein MTKAHEFKPEMAQLFFDFFVIEKALANVFDSVYAEQQVTTKQWLVLAIASNIEDPSISTIAKILSTSHQNVKVIAQNLEKNGFVELVPSKSDKRTTVVRTTEKLDRLNEARGNRDNDNLVLLFDEFDQTELNNLLGYLERFKLHLEKVKGELT